One Actinoplanes missouriensis 431 DNA segment encodes these proteins:
- a CDS encoding LLM class flavin-dependent oxidoreductase, producing MSVPLSVLDLSPLVSGDDGPADALRRTLDLARNAEQFGYHRYWVAEHHFTPGVASSQPALLLGQIAAVTDNIRLGSGAVQTGHQTALTIVEQFGLLDALYPGRFDLGIGRSGQAKNEVLREEAKHAEPQEERIVDGLLIPKPFSWAPIFASQRTALASSLLTLPGASSLPLNEVLDQIVALLAGPVGDGEGNEVTAVPGAGADLEVWLLGSSGGESARTAGARGLPFAANYHVAPAKVLEAADAYRESFVPSATLSAPRLMVSADVLVAEDDETARRLAAPFARWVHSIRTGFGAVPFPSIEEADGYAWTAEARALVADRVDTQFVGSPQTVAERLRTLQRVTGADELLITTIAHRHADRVRSYELLAKEWHG from the coding sequence ATGTCCGTTCCCCTCTCCGTCCTCGACCTGTCGCCGCTCGTCTCCGGGGACGACGGCCCCGCCGACGCCCTGCGCCGGACCCTCGACCTGGCCCGCAACGCCGAACAGTTCGGCTACCACCGGTACTGGGTCGCCGAGCACCACTTCACCCCCGGCGTCGCCAGCTCCCAGCCGGCGCTGTTGCTCGGCCAGATCGCGGCCGTCACCGACAACATCCGCCTCGGCTCCGGCGCGGTGCAGACCGGCCACCAGACCGCACTGACCATCGTGGAGCAGTTCGGTCTGCTCGACGCCCTCTACCCGGGCCGCTTCGACCTCGGCATCGGCCGCTCCGGCCAGGCCAAGAACGAGGTGCTGCGGGAGGAGGCGAAGCACGCCGAGCCGCAGGAGGAACGGATCGTCGACGGCCTGCTCATCCCGAAGCCGTTCTCCTGGGCCCCGATCTTCGCCTCCCAGCGGACCGCCCTCGCATCGAGCCTGCTCACCCTGCCCGGAGCGTCGTCACTGCCGCTGAACGAGGTCCTCGACCAGATCGTCGCGCTGCTCGCCGGACCGGTCGGCGACGGCGAGGGCAACGAGGTGACCGCGGTGCCCGGCGCCGGCGCCGACCTCGAGGTGTGGCTGCTCGGCTCCAGCGGCGGCGAGAGCGCCCGGACGGCCGGCGCCCGGGGACTGCCGTTCGCCGCGAACTATCACGTCGCACCGGCCAAGGTCCTCGAGGCCGCTGACGCGTACCGGGAGAGCTTTGTGCCCTCGGCGACGCTGAGCGCGCCGCGCCTGATGGTCTCGGCCGACGTCCTGGTCGCGGAGGACGACGAGACGGCGCGGCGCCTGGCGGCGCCGTTCGCCAGGTGGGTGCACAGCATCCGGACCGGGTTCGGCGCGGTGCCGTTCCCCAGCATCGAGGAGGCCGACGGGTACGCCTGGACGGCCGAAGCCCGTGCGCTGGTGGCCGACCGGGTCGACACGCAGTTCGTCGGCTCGCCGCAGACGGTAGCCGAACGGCTGCGCACCCTGCAGCGGGTGACCGGCGCCGACGAACTGCTGATCACGACGATCGCCCACCGGCACGCCGATCGGGTCCGCTCCTACGAGCTGCTGGCCAAGGAGTGGCACGGCTAG
- a CDS encoding NADP-dependent oxidoreductase: MRAITQQRFGGAEVLQVAEVPRPEPLPTEVLVRVVAAGLNPVDVKTREGGGMAGVLGEPPFILGWDVSGVVEAVGFGVHTLKPGDEVYGMPWFPRQAGGYAEYVTAPSRHFARRPLSISHEASAAVPLAALTAWQALTAATTVKPGQRVLIHAAAGGVGHFAVQFAKHLGAHVIGTARSGKHAWLRSIGADEVVDYTAVRFEDAVRDVDLVIDLVGDEETGLRSLETLTPGGLLIAVPSGVAGSIVEAAGRSGKSAIPFLVESDGPALAEIGRLIDAGVVRVEVAEVFPLDRAGEAHRALETGRTRGKIVLTV, translated from the coding sequence ATGCGAGCGATCACCCAGCAGCGGTTCGGCGGCGCCGAGGTTCTCCAGGTGGCCGAGGTGCCACGGCCGGAGCCACTGCCCACCGAGGTCCTCGTCCGCGTCGTCGCGGCGGGCCTCAACCCGGTCGACGTGAAGACGCGCGAGGGCGGTGGAATGGCGGGCGTGCTCGGGGAGCCGCCGTTCATCCTGGGCTGGGACGTGTCGGGCGTCGTCGAGGCTGTCGGATTCGGCGTGCACACGCTGAAGCCGGGCGACGAGGTCTACGGGATGCCGTGGTTCCCGCGGCAAGCCGGCGGCTACGCCGAATACGTGACGGCGCCGTCACGTCACTTCGCTCGGCGACCGCTGTCGATCAGTCATGAGGCGTCCGCGGCGGTGCCGCTCGCGGCGCTGACGGCGTGGCAGGCGCTGACCGCCGCCACCACGGTCAAGCCCGGTCAGCGCGTGCTCATCCACGCCGCGGCCGGCGGGGTGGGGCACTTCGCGGTGCAGTTCGCCAAGCACCTCGGCGCCCACGTGATCGGGACCGCCCGGTCCGGGAAGCACGCGTGGCTGCGGTCGATCGGCGCCGACGAGGTGGTGGACTACACCGCCGTGCGGTTCGAGGACGCCGTCCGCGACGTGGATCTCGTGATCGACCTGGTCGGCGACGAGGAGACCGGGCTGCGGTCGCTGGAGACCCTGACGCCCGGCGGTCTGCTGATCGCGGTGCCGTCCGGGGTGGCGGGCAGCATCGTCGAGGCGGCGGGACGGTCCGGGAAGTCGGCGATCCCGTTCCTGGTGGAGTCGGACGGCCCGGCTCTCGCCGAGATCGGCCGGCTGATCGACGCCGGTGTGGTGCGGGTCGAGGTGGCCGAGGTCTTTCCGCTGGACCGGGCCGGTGAGGCGCACCGGGCGCTGGAGACCGGCCGGACCCGCGGGAAGATCGTGCTGACCGTCTAA
- a CDS encoding LLM class flavin-dependent oxidoreductase, translating to MTLQLAVALDGDSFAAADWVGWARQADEALLDFVTFDDRFGRRGPDAVLTAARVAPLTRHVGLVPVATTTHTEPFHLSTALATLDYASRGRAGWQVRISGDPAEAALLGRRPPLGADELFEEAVDVVEVVRRLWDSWQDDAIIKDVATGRFIDRDRLHYIAFDGRYFSVKGPSIVPRPPQGQPVVAALAHGPAAWQFAGTAADLVFITPADAGDAAKIKSRLDPELKVFADIAVFFGPGAAPSDAAVFTGTVPQLADLIGAWAGSGIDGIRLRPGLLGRDLGEITRELVPELRRRSLFAPSAAVTLRERLGLPVAINRYERPAASGGAEGAPRPEGVPVA from the coding sequence ATGACACTGCAATTGGCTGTCGCCTTGGACGGGGACTCGTTCGCCGCCGCCGACTGGGTCGGCTGGGCGCGGCAGGCTGACGAGGCACTGCTCGACTTCGTGACCTTCGACGACCGGTTCGGGCGACGCGGGCCGGACGCCGTGCTGACCGCGGCCCGGGTCGCCCCGCTGACCCGCCACGTCGGGCTGGTCCCGGTCGCCACCACCACGCACACCGAGCCGTTTCACCTGTCCACGGCCCTGGCCACCCTCGACTACGCGAGCCGGGGCCGGGCCGGCTGGCAGGTGCGGATCTCCGGCGATCCGGCCGAGGCGGCGCTGCTCGGCCGGCGGCCGCCGCTCGGCGCCGACGAGCTGTTCGAGGAGGCCGTGGACGTGGTCGAGGTGGTGCGCCGGCTCTGGGACAGCTGGCAGGACGACGCGATCATCAAGGACGTCGCAACCGGGCGGTTCATCGACCGGGACCGGCTGCACTACATCGCGTTCGACGGCAGGTACTTCTCGGTGAAGGGCCCGTCGATCGTGCCGCGGCCGCCGCAGGGCCAGCCGGTGGTGGCCGCCCTCGCGCACGGCCCGGCGGCCTGGCAGTTCGCGGGCACGGCGGCCGATCTGGTGTTCATCACGCCGGCCGACGCCGGCGACGCCGCGAAGATCAAGTCCAGGCTGGACCCGGAACTGAAGGTGTTCGCGGACATCGCGGTGTTCTTCGGACCGGGCGCGGCGCCGTCCGACGCGGCCGTCTTCACCGGTACGGTGCCGCAGCTCGCTGACCTGATCGGCGCCTGGGCCGGGTCCGGCATCGACGGCATCCGTCTGCGGCCCGGCCTGCTCGGCCGTGACCTCGGCGAGATCACCCGGGAGCTGGTGCCGGAGTTGCGCCGCCGCAGCCTGTTCGCGCCGTCGGCCGCCGTTACCCTGCGCGAGCGTCTGGGCCTGCCGGTCGCGATCAACCGTTACGAGCGGCCCGCTGCCTCCGGCGGCGCCGAGGGCGCCCCGCGCCCGGAGGGAGTCCCCGTTGCCTAA
- a CDS encoding alkaline phosphatase family protein — translation MRPVLNHRGGLSVPHDVQPTDLADPPASDSEIPSETAPASDLSAPASDLSAEASDLSAAASPPKEPHRVRRLLGHPRFQLALTVLACVIVFAALVYPNVLKRLTVGGFARIPIEAALGIALLIAVPRRPRRILATVAGLALGWLIVEKSLDMGWFEILNRPFDPVLDWILFDDTYGFIRDSYGQASAYGAIAAVVLLPIAVLSLTTWAVLRVTSLIGRHRRISAYTASGIAAAWIAAFLVGVQVVPKVPIAARSSVTYAYDRARQAKAGIANSAAFAKEIKNDPFKNTPADRMLTGLAGKDVIFTFVESYGRNAVESPELAPGVDAVLDSGTAQLTAAGFAARSGWLTSPTFGGGSWLAHSTLLSGLWINNQSRYRNLTASDRLTLTSAFRGAQWDTVSVMPGATRAWPEGKFYGYNRVWDSRNLGYQGPKFSWAPMPDQYTLKKFTELEYAKPGRQPLMVEMPLVSSHTPWAPIPSFMDWEKVGDGSVYDGIVANGTKKADIWGSTSKVRAEYGKSIQYTLTTLVDWVKTYGDDNLVLVFLGDHQPSKVISGENASHDVPITVVAKDPAVLKRIDSWGWTDGLKPATDAPVWPMNAFRDKFFTAYGPNGSTH, via the coding sequence GTGAGACCGGTTTTGAACCATCGCGGCGGGCTGTCCGTTCCCCATGACGTGCAGCCGACAGACCTCGCCGATCCGCCCGCTTCCGACTCCGAGATCCCCTCGGAGACCGCGCCCGCCTCGGATCTTTCAGCGCCTGCCTCGGATCTTTCAGCTGAGGCCTCGGATCTTTCAGCTGCGGCCTCGCCGCCGAAAGAGCCCCATCGGGTACGTCGGCTGCTCGGCCACCCGCGTTTCCAGCTGGCCCTGACCGTCCTGGCCTGCGTCATCGTCTTCGCCGCACTCGTCTATCCGAACGTGCTCAAACGGCTCACCGTCGGCGGCTTCGCCCGCATCCCGATCGAGGCCGCCCTCGGCATCGCGCTGCTGATCGCGGTGCCACGCCGCCCCCGCCGCATCCTCGCCACCGTCGCCGGCCTCGCCCTCGGCTGGCTGATCGTCGAGAAATCCCTGGACATGGGCTGGTTCGAGATCCTCAACCGCCCGTTCGACCCGGTCCTCGACTGGATCCTCTTCGACGACACGTACGGCTTCATCCGCGACTCCTACGGCCAAGCCTCCGCGTACGGGGCGATCGCCGCCGTCGTGCTGCTGCCGATCGCCGTGCTCAGCCTCACCACCTGGGCGGTCCTGCGGGTGACGTCGCTGATCGGGCGGCATCGGCGGATCTCCGCGTACACCGCGAGCGGTATCGCCGCCGCCTGGATCGCCGCCTTCCTGGTGGGGGTGCAGGTCGTCCCGAAGGTGCCGATCGCGGCCCGCAGCAGCGTGACGTACGCCTACGACCGGGCCCGGCAGGCCAAGGCCGGCATCGCCAACAGCGCCGCCTTCGCCAAAGAGATCAAGAACGACCCGTTCAAGAACACCCCCGCCGACCGGATGCTCACCGGCCTGGCCGGCAAGGACGTCATCTTCACCTTCGTGGAGAGCTACGGACGCAACGCTGTCGAATCCCCCGAGCTGGCCCCCGGCGTCGACGCCGTCCTGGACAGCGGCACCGCACAGCTCACCGCGGCCGGCTTCGCGGCGCGCAGCGGCTGGCTCACGTCACCGACCTTCGGCGGCGGCAGCTGGCTCGCCCACTCGACGCTGCTCTCCGGCCTGTGGATCAACAACCAGAGCCGGTACCGGAACCTGACCGCGAGTGACCGGCTCACGCTGACCAGCGCGTTCCGGGGTGCCCAATGGGACACCGTGAGCGTGATGCCTGGTGCGACCCGGGCCTGGCCGGAGGGGAAGTTCTACGGCTACAACCGGGTCTGGGACAGCCGGAACCTCGGATACCAGGGGCCGAAGTTCAGCTGGGCGCCGATGCCCGATCAGTACACGTTGAAGAAGTTCACCGAACTGGAGTACGCGAAGCCCGGCCGGCAGCCGCTCATGGTGGAGATGCCGCTGGTGTCCAGTCATACGCCGTGGGCGCCGATCCCGTCGTTCATGGACTGGGAGAAGGTGGGCGACGGGTCGGTCTATGACGGGATCGTCGCGAACGGCACGAAGAAGGCTGACATCTGGGGCAGCACGTCGAAGGTCCGCGCCGAGTACGGCAAGTCAATTCAATACACGCTGACGACACTTGTTGACTGGGTCAAGACGTACGGCGATGACAACCTCGTGCTGGTGTTCCTCGGTGATCATCAGCCGTCCAAGGTGATCTCCGGTGAGAACGCCAGCCATGACGTGCCGATCACGGTGGTCGCCAAGGATCCGGCGGTGCTCAAGCGGATCGACAGCTGGGGCTGGACCGACGGGCTCAAGCCGGCGACGGACGCGCCGGTGTGGCCGATGAACGCTTTCCGGGACAAGTTCTTCACCGCGTACGGGCCGAACGGTTCCACCCATTGA
- a CDS encoding LLM class flavin-dependent oxidoreductase, producing MPKQIILAAHFPGVNNTTVWSDSRSGSQIEFDSFEHLARTAERGRFDFFFLAEGLRLREQRGLIHDLDVVGRPDTLTVLAALAAVTTHLGLAGTLNATYHEPYELARQLATLDHLSGGRAAWNVVTSPGAFFGENFRRGGFLDHADRYVRAAEFIEAARTLWDSDGGDFSITSSQFGIAGRFGVPRSPQGHPVVLQAGDSEGGRELAARHADAIFSRHHQLEDARVFYRDVKQRVIRHGRDPDSLKIIPGVSYVLGDSDADAQEKAHHIRRQQVSPQTAILLLEQLWNRDLSGYDADGPLPEIDPRLDEDDTIIKGRAGMYPDRLATAAEWRALAEAKKLSIRDLIIEVTGRQNFIGTPARVAEQLDEYVQTGACDGFILVPHLTPAGLDDFVDQVVPLLQERGVVRTEYSGGTLRDNLGLAKGR from the coding sequence TTGCCTAAGCAGATCATCCTCGCCGCGCACTTCCCGGGCGTGAACAACACGACGGTCTGGAGTGACAGCCGCTCCGGCAGCCAGATCGAGTTCGACTCCTTCGAACACCTGGCCCGGACCGCCGAGCGCGGCAGGTTCGACTTCTTCTTCCTCGCCGAGGGCCTCCGCCTGCGCGAGCAACGGGGGCTCATCCACGACCTGGACGTGGTCGGCCGGCCGGACACGCTGACGGTCCTGGCCGCCCTCGCCGCGGTCACCACCCACCTGGGCCTGGCCGGGACGCTGAACGCCACCTATCACGAGCCCTACGAGCTGGCCCGGCAGCTCGCCACCCTGGACCACCTGTCCGGCGGGCGAGCCGCGTGGAACGTGGTCACCTCGCCGGGGGCGTTCTTCGGGGAGAACTTCCGGCGCGGCGGGTTCCTCGACCATGCGGACCGGTACGTCCGGGCCGCCGAGTTCATCGAGGCCGCGCGGACGCTGTGGGACAGCGACGGCGGGGATTTCTCGATCACGTCGTCGCAGTTCGGCATCGCCGGCCGCTTCGGGGTCCCGCGCAGCCCGCAGGGGCACCCGGTCGTGCTCCAGGCCGGCGACTCCGAGGGCGGCCGCGAGCTGGCCGCCCGGCACGCCGACGCGATCTTCTCCCGGCACCATCAGCTGGAGGACGCGCGGGTCTTCTACCGCGACGTCAAGCAGCGGGTGATCAGACACGGTCGCGACCCCGACAGCCTGAAGATCATTCCGGGCGTCTCGTACGTGCTCGGGGACAGCGACGCCGACGCCCAGGAGAAGGCGCACCACATCCGCCGTCAGCAGGTCAGCCCGCAGACGGCCATCCTGCTGCTGGAGCAGCTCTGGAACCGGGACCTCTCCGGCTACGACGCGGACGGGCCGCTGCCCGAGATCGACCCGCGGCTGGACGAGGACGACACGATCATCAAGGGCCGGGCCGGCATGTACCCGGACCGGCTGGCGACCGCCGCCGAGTGGCGGGCGCTCGCCGAGGCCAAGAAGCTGTCGATCCGCGACCTGATCATCGAGGTGACCGGGCGGCAGAACTTCATCGGCACGCCCGCGCGGGTCGCCGAGCAGCTCGACGAGTACGTCCAGACCGGCGCCTGCGACGGCTTCATCCTGGTTCCGCATCTGACCCCGGCCGGCCTGGACGACTTCGTGGACCAGGTGGTCCCGCTGCTGCAGGAGCGCGGGGTCGTCCGGACCGAGTATTCCGGCGGCACCCTGCGCGACAACCTCGGCCTTGCGAAAGGACGGTAA
- a CDS encoding winged helix-turn-helix transcriptional regulator encodes MPTACATGHHDHHDVYAQLCPCRHLLDLIANKWTTLAVGALEDGPQRFGVLQRTLEGVSPKVLTQTLRRMEEAGLVTRTVYPAVPLHVEYELTEVGHSLNVPLRALRHWAENHLDETRVVSPG; translated from the coding sequence ATGCCGACCGCCTGTGCCACCGGTCATCACGACCACCATGACGTCTACGCCCAGCTGTGCCCCTGCCGGCACCTGCTCGACCTGATCGCCAACAAGTGGACCACCCTCGCGGTCGGCGCCCTGGAGGACGGGCCGCAGCGCTTCGGCGTCCTGCAGCGCACGCTCGAGGGCGTCAGCCCGAAAGTGCTCACCCAGACGCTGCGCCGCATGGAGGAGGCCGGCCTGGTCACCAGGACGGTCTACCCGGCGGTGCCGCTGCACGTGGAGTACGAGCTGACCGAGGTCGGTCACAGCCTCAACGTGCCGTTGCGAGCCTTGCGCCACTGGGCCGAGAACCATCTCGACGAGACCCGGGTCGTTTCCC